A portion of the Lolium rigidum isolate FL_2022 chromosome 1, APGP_CSIRO_Lrig_0.1, whole genome shotgun sequence genome contains these proteins:
- the LOC124677795 gene encoding uncharacterized protein LOC124677795, with protein sequence MESEGEQSSLEEPSPPQTPSSSSWPLLLDPAYARSKSVIHDELRSFRVFLQWCALDHSSPAARAASYAAFLALALAVPAAVSASLRADASLSPASASAVTFNRVATLTASGLAAISFATLAVFFRRCGGLRQLLFLDGGLCDDTAFVRRRYERELDRAFRLLAALLVPALCVEAGHKAVFFFSTVRVEPPIGVMIPLAGVPWRAVALVATVASWVYRTGVFLLVCVLFRLTCELQILRFEGIYHMFDVEACAAADDIFVEHRRIRTQLLATSHRYRVFIICCLVTITVSQLGALLVALSSKDGKSFANSGDLLVGSCVQLSGFFMCLFGAARITHRAQRIVSIASQWHMRIVSAAQHHKPAATPAFSTSASDIDAAALTVPAGSACCEYKSRQALVTYLSHNSGGITLFGFTLDRGLLHTIFAFEMTLVLWILSKAVVLS encoded by the exons ATGGAGTCGGAGGGGGAGCAGAGCTCGCTGGAGGAGCCATCCCCGCCACAGACGCCTTCCAGTTCGAGCTGGCCGCTGCTCCTCGACCCGGCGTACGCGCGGAGCAAGTCGGTGATCCACGACGAGCTGCGCAGCTTCCGCGTGTTCCTCCAGTGGTGCGCGCTGGACCACTCCTcccccgccgcgcgcgccgcctcatACGCTGCCTTCCTCGCGCTGGCGCTGGCCGTGCCCGCCGCCGTCTCGGCCTCCCTCCGCGCGGACGCCTCGCTGTCCCCGGCCTCCGCGTCCGCGGTCACCTTCAACCGCGTGGCCACGCTGACGGCGTCGGGGCTGGCCGCCATCTCGTTCGCCACGCTCGCCGTCTTCTTCCGCCGCTGTGGGGGCCTCCGGCAGCTGCTGTTCCTGGACGGCGGGCTGTGCGACGACACCGCCTTCGTGCGGCGCCGGTACGAGCGCGAACTGGACCGCGCGTTCCGGCTCCTGGCGGCGCTGCTCGTCCCGGCGCTGTGCGTGGAGGCCGGGCACAAggccgtcttcttcttctccacggTGCGCGTGGAGCCGCCGATCGGGGTGATGATCCCGCTCGCGGGCGTGCCGTGGCGCGCGGTGGCGCTTGTGGCGACGGTGGCGTCGTGGGTGTACCGCACGGGGGTGTTCCTGCTGGTGTGCGTGCTGTTCCGGCTCACCTGCGAGCTCCAGATCCTGCGCTTCGAGGGCATCTACCACATGTTCGACGTGGAGGCGTGCGCCGCCGCAGACGACATCTTCGTGGAGCACCGGCGCATCCGGACGCAGCTGCTCGCCACCAGCCACCGGTACAGGGTGTTCATCATCTGCTGCCTCGTGACCATCACCGTCAGCCAGCTGGGCGCCCTGCTCGTCGCCCTCTCCTCCAAGGACGGCAAGAGCTTcgccaactccggcgacctcctg GTTGGCTCGTGTGTGCAGCTGAGCGGGTTCTTCATGTGCCTGTTCGGCGCGGCCAGGATCACGCACCGAGCCCAGAGGATCGTGTCCATCGCCAGCCAGTGGCACATGCGCATAGTGTCCGCCGCCCAGCACCACAAACCGGCGGCGACGCCGGCTTTCAGCACGTCGGCGAGCGACATCGACGCGGCCGCTCTGACGGTGCCGGCCGGATCAGCGTGCTGCGAGTACAAAAGCAGACAAGCTCTTG TGACATACCTCTCGCACAACAGCGGGGGGATCACCTTGTTCGGCTTCACCCTTGACAGAGGCCTGCTCCATACCATCTTCGCCTTCGAGATGACCCTCGTGCTCTGGATCCTCAGCAAAGCTGTAGTTCTCTCCTAG
- the LOC124696673 gene encoding ranBP2-type zinc finger protein At1g67325-like isoform X1, with amino-acid sequence MSSQMDNRSQSAGKRARTDGSRREDDWVCPSCRNINFAFRTTCNMRNCDQPRPAEYTAMQTPPHYSVPARYMAPGTPPSMYLGAAPPQYAPSLYNGHAMPRYGIPQLSPGSGYQYGYGARLPMGSPYGPPVHMTGPPQYSAGPMIGGGGMYSISMPIDRYGLGSPGGPGAMVITPVTRAGSYSEEGSQKKSAGAGRDNDWKCPNCNNVNFAFRAVCNMRKCNTPRPDNQGPKPDSSRGSKPKTPEGSWKCDKCNNINYPFRTKCNRPTCGEEKPLQANSPDDLATDQDNQFLSCNIAMLLSKLQLSHDFEDSSSALTKKDLPRRADGLPLPTSSYALRMAALSELRGSFMN; translated from the exons ATGTCTTCTCAG ATGGATAACCGCAGCCAGTCCGCCGGAAAGCGCGCGCGCACCGACG GTAGCCGCCGCGAGGACGACTGGGTCTGCCCGAGCTGCCGGAACATCAACTTCGCGTTCCGCACCACCTGCAACATGCGCAACTGCGACCAGCCCAGGCCCGCCGAGTACACG GCTATGCAGACTCCGCCCCACTACTCGGTGCCCGCGCGGTACATGGCCCCAGGGACGCCGCCGTCCATGTACCTCGGCGCTGCACCGCCCCAGTACGCCCCCTCCCTCTATAACGGGCACGCCATGCCGCGCTACGGCATTCCTCAGCTCTCCCCGGGGTCTGGGTACCAATACGGCTACGGCGCTCGACTCCCGATGGGGAGCCCCTACGGGCCGCCGGTGCATATGACTGGGCCACCTCAGTATTCTGCTGGCCCTATGATTGGTGGAG GTGGAATGTACAGCATCAGCATGCCCATTGACAGATATGGCTTGGGCTCACCTGGTGGTCCTGGTGCAATGGTAATCACTCCT GTCACAAGGGCTGGTTCCTATTCTGAGGAAGGCTCACAGAAGAAATCTGCAG GAGCTGGGCGTGATAATGATTGGAAGTGCCCTAATTGCAACAACGTCAACTTCGCCTTTCGGGCAGTCTGTAACATGAGGAAATGCAACACTCCAAGACCTGATAACCAG GGACCCAAACCTGACAGTTCACGAGGTTCAA AACCGAAGACGCCAGAGGGTAGTTGGAAGTGCGATAAGTGCAATAACATAAACTATCCTTTCCGGACGAAATGCAACCGCCCAACTTGTGGGGAAGAAAAGCCATTGCAGGCAAACAGCCCTGATGATTTGGCTACAGATCAGGACAATCAG TTTTTGTCATGTAATATTGCGATGCTTTTGTCAAAGCTGCAACTTTCACATGACTTTGAAGACAGCAGCAGTGCTCTAACCAAGAAGGATCTTCCTCGCCGCGCCGATGGGCTACCGCTACCGACAAGTTCATATGCCCTGCGAATGGCAGCTCTGAGTGAGTTGCGCGGCAGTTTCATGAACTGA
- the LOC124696673 gene encoding ranBP2-type zinc finger protein At1g67325-like isoform X2, with the protein MSSQMDNRSQSAGKRARTDGSRREDDWVCPSCRNINFAFRTTCNMRNCDQPRPAEYTAMQTPPHYSVPARYMAPGTPPSMYLGAAPPQYAPSLYNGHAMPRYGIPQLSPGSGYQYGYGARLPMGSPYGPPVHMTGPPQYSAGPMIGGGGMYSISMPIDRYGLGSPGGPGAMVTRAGSYSEEGSQKKSAGAGRDNDWKCPNCNNVNFAFRAVCNMRKCNTPRPDNQGPKPDSSRGSKPKTPEGSWKCDKCNNINYPFRTKCNRPTCGEEKPLQANSPDDLATDQDNQFLSCNIAMLLSKLQLSHDFEDSSSALTKKDLPRRADGLPLPTSSYALRMAALSELRGSFMN; encoded by the exons ATGTCTTCTCAG ATGGATAACCGCAGCCAGTCCGCCGGAAAGCGCGCGCGCACCGACG GTAGCCGCCGCGAGGACGACTGGGTCTGCCCGAGCTGCCGGAACATCAACTTCGCGTTCCGCACCACCTGCAACATGCGCAACTGCGACCAGCCCAGGCCCGCCGAGTACACG GCTATGCAGACTCCGCCCCACTACTCGGTGCCCGCGCGGTACATGGCCCCAGGGACGCCGCCGTCCATGTACCTCGGCGCTGCACCGCCCCAGTACGCCCCCTCCCTCTATAACGGGCACGCCATGCCGCGCTACGGCATTCCTCAGCTCTCCCCGGGGTCTGGGTACCAATACGGCTACGGCGCTCGACTCCCGATGGGGAGCCCCTACGGGCCGCCGGTGCATATGACTGGGCCACCTCAGTATTCTGCTGGCCCTATGATTGGTGGAG GTGGAATGTACAGCATCAGCATGCCCATTGACAGATATGGCTTGGGCTCACCTGGTGGTCCTGGTGCAATG GTCACAAGGGCTGGTTCCTATTCTGAGGAAGGCTCACAGAAGAAATCTGCAG GAGCTGGGCGTGATAATGATTGGAAGTGCCCTAATTGCAACAACGTCAACTTCGCCTTTCGGGCAGTCTGTAACATGAGGAAATGCAACACTCCAAGACCTGATAACCAG GGACCCAAACCTGACAGTTCACGAGGTTCAA AACCGAAGACGCCAGAGGGTAGTTGGAAGTGCGATAAGTGCAATAACATAAACTATCCTTTCCGGACGAAATGCAACCGCCCAACTTGTGGGGAAGAAAAGCCATTGCAGGCAAACAGCCCTGATGATTTGGCTACAGATCAGGACAATCAG TTTTTGTCATGTAATATTGCGATGCTTTTGTCAAAGCTGCAACTTTCACATGACTTTGAAGACAGCAGCAGTGCTCTAACCAAGAAGGATCTTCCTCGCCGCGCCGATGGGCTACCGCTACCGACAAGTTCATATGCCCTGCGAATGGCAGCTCTGAGTGAGTTGCGCGGCAGTTTCATGAACTGA
- the LOC124696673 gene encoding ranBP2-type zinc finger protein At1g67325-like isoform X4: protein MSSQMDNRSQSAGKRARTDGSRREDDWVCPSCRNINFAFRTTCNMRNCDQPRPAEYTAMQTPPHYSVPARYMAPGTPPSMYLGAAPPQYAPSLYNGHAMPRYGIPQLSPGSGYQYGYGARLPMGSPYGPPVHMTGPPQYSAGPMIGGGGMYSISMPIDRYGLGSPGGPGAMVITPVTRAGSYSEEGSQKKSAGAGRDNDWKCPNCNNVNFAFRAVCNMRKCNTPRPDNQGPKPDSSRGSKPKTPEGSWKCDKCNNINYPFRTKCNRPTCGEEKPLQANSPDDLATDQDNQ from the exons ATGTCTTCTCAG ATGGATAACCGCAGCCAGTCCGCCGGAAAGCGCGCGCGCACCGACG GTAGCCGCCGCGAGGACGACTGGGTCTGCCCGAGCTGCCGGAACATCAACTTCGCGTTCCGCACCACCTGCAACATGCGCAACTGCGACCAGCCCAGGCCCGCCGAGTACACG GCTATGCAGACTCCGCCCCACTACTCGGTGCCCGCGCGGTACATGGCCCCAGGGACGCCGCCGTCCATGTACCTCGGCGCTGCACCGCCCCAGTACGCCCCCTCCCTCTATAACGGGCACGCCATGCCGCGCTACGGCATTCCTCAGCTCTCCCCGGGGTCTGGGTACCAATACGGCTACGGCGCTCGACTCCCGATGGGGAGCCCCTACGGGCCGCCGGTGCATATGACTGGGCCACCTCAGTATTCTGCTGGCCCTATGATTGGTGGAG GTGGAATGTACAGCATCAGCATGCCCATTGACAGATATGGCTTGGGCTCACCTGGTGGTCCTGGTGCAATGGTAATCACTCCT GTCACAAGGGCTGGTTCCTATTCTGAGGAAGGCTCACAGAAGAAATCTGCAG GAGCTGGGCGTGATAATGATTGGAAGTGCCCTAATTGCAACAACGTCAACTTCGCCTTTCGGGCAGTCTGTAACATGAGGAAATGCAACACTCCAAGACCTGATAACCAG GGACCCAAACCTGACAGTTCACGAGGTTCAA AACCGAAGACGCCAGAGGGTAGTTGGAAGTGCGATAAGTGCAATAACATAAACTATCCTTTCCGGACGAAATGCAACCGCCCAACTTGTGGGGAAGAAAAGCCATTGCAGGCAAACAGCCCTGATGATTTGGCTACAGATCAGGACAATCAG TGA
- the LOC124696673 gene encoding ranBP2-type zinc finger protein At1g67325-like isoform X3, translating into MSSQMDNRSQSAGKRARTDGSRREDDWVCPSCRNINFAFRTTCNMRNCDQPRPAEYTAMQTPPHYSVPARYMAPGTPPSMYLGAAPPQYAPSLYNGHAMPRYGIPQLSPGSGYQYGYGARLPMGSPYGPPVHMTGPPQYSAGPMIGGGGMYSISMPIDRYGLGSPGGPGAMVITPVTRAGSYSEEGSQKKSAGAGRDNDWKCPNCNNVNFAFRAVCNMRKCNTPRPDNQGPKPDSSRGSKPKTPEGSWKCDKCNNINYPFRTKCNRPTCGEEKPLQANSPDDLATDQDNQRGSMTEQ; encoded by the exons ATGTCTTCTCAG ATGGATAACCGCAGCCAGTCCGCCGGAAAGCGCGCGCGCACCGACG GTAGCCGCCGCGAGGACGACTGGGTCTGCCCGAGCTGCCGGAACATCAACTTCGCGTTCCGCACCACCTGCAACATGCGCAACTGCGACCAGCCCAGGCCCGCCGAGTACACG GCTATGCAGACTCCGCCCCACTACTCGGTGCCCGCGCGGTACATGGCCCCAGGGACGCCGCCGTCCATGTACCTCGGCGCTGCACCGCCCCAGTACGCCCCCTCCCTCTATAACGGGCACGCCATGCCGCGCTACGGCATTCCTCAGCTCTCCCCGGGGTCTGGGTACCAATACGGCTACGGCGCTCGACTCCCGATGGGGAGCCCCTACGGGCCGCCGGTGCATATGACTGGGCCACCTCAGTATTCTGCTGGCCCTATGATTGGTGGAG GTGGAATGTACAGCATCAGCATGCCCATTGACAGATATGGCTTGGGCTCACCTGGTGGTCCTGGTGCAATGGTAATCACTCCT GTCACAAGGGCTGGTTCCTATTCTGAGGAAGGCTCACAGAAGAAATCTGCAG GAGCTGGGCGTGATAATGATTGGAAGTGCCCTAATTGCAACAACGTCAACTTCGCCTTTCGGGCAGTCTGTAACATGAGGAAATGCAACACTCCAAGACCTGATAACCAG GGACCCAAACCTGACAGTTCACGAGGTTCAA AACCGAAGACGCCAGAGGGTAGTTGGAAGTGCGATAAGTGCAATAACATAAACTATCCTTTCCGGACGAAATGCAACCGCCCAACTTGTGGGGAAGAAAAGCCATTGCAGGCAAACAGCCCTGATGATTTGGCTACAGATCAGGACAATCAG AGAGGATCCATGACGGAACAGTGA